In the genome of Coraliomargarita algicola, one region contains:
- a CDS encoding glycosyltransferase family 2 protein: protein MPTKPALSIVIPLCNEEATLTPLFEQITSTVETNSLGDFEVIFVDDGSTDKSWEQIEQLKLAYPEQIIALRFRRNHGKAAALSVGIDKAQGDIIITMDADLQDEPAEIPHFLEKLEEGYDCVSGWKQLRQDPLGKTLPSRFFNAATRATSGVKIHDFNCGFKAYRAEAIHSIELYGELHRYIPVLLAAEGFTTTEIPVEHHRRTHGVSKYGWKRLFKGALDLITVVVLTRYLKRPGHFFGGFGMLSGILGFLILASLTVEKIIFGHGIGHRPLLQFGILLVILGVQLILLA from the coding sequence ATGCCCACCAAGCCTGCACTTTCCATCGTCATCCCCCTCTGCAACGAGGAGGCTACCCTGACGCCACTGTTCGAGCAAATCACCAGCACAGTGGAAACCAACTCGCTGGGCGATTTTGAGGTAATCTTTGTAGACGATGGCAGCACCGACAAATCTTGGGAGCAAATAGAGCAGCTAAAGCTCGCATATCCTGAACAAATTATCGCTCTGCGCTTCAGACGTAACCATGGCAAAGCAGCGGCCCTCTCTGTCGGCATAGACAAAGCTCAAGGTGATATCATCATCACCATGGATGCTGACCTACAAGACGAGCCGGCGGAAATTCCCCATTTCCTCGAAAAACTCGAAGAAGGCTACGACTGCGTCTCCGGCTGGAAGCAGCTACGCCAGGACCCACTCGGAAAAACCCTACCATCCCGCTTTTTCAACGCCGCCACTCGTGCCACTTCCGGCGTCAAAATCCACGACTTCAACTGCGGTTTCAAGGCCTACCGCGCCGAAGCCATCCACAGCATCGAACTCTACGGCGAGCTCCACCGTTACATCCCCGTGCTGCTCGCAGCCGAAGGCTTCACCACCACCGAGATCCCCGTCGAGCACCACCGTCGCACCCATGGCGTCTCCAAATACGGCTGGAAACGCCTATTCAAAGGAGCCCTTGACTTAATCACCGTGGTCGTGCTCACCCGTTATCTAAAGCGCCCAGGGCACTTCTTTGGCGGATTTGGCATGCTCAGCGGCATACTCGGCTTCCTCATTCTGGCGAGCTTAACAGTCGAAAAAATCATCTTTGGACATGGCATTGGGCATCGCCCCCTACTCCAATTCGGCATCTTACTCGTGATCCTCGGTGTACAACTCATTCTACTGGCCTGA
- a CDS encoding DegT/DnrJ/EryC1/StrS family aminotransferase: protein MQFIDIKAIHAHSAAQIDAAVAQVFEHGRYINGPEVYELEATLGKFLGDSKPLHCIAVASGTMALEVALRALSIGPGDEVITTPFTWISTAETIALVGATPVFADIEPDTYNIDPKEVEKVITPKTKAIIPVDLFGQLPDYTALETIAEKHGLKIIEDAAQSFGAEQNARKAGTFGHVATTSFFPAKPLGGYGDGGAVFTADDQLAEDLRAVTNHGCKERESHYILGTNGRCDSLQAAIIQAKFANFRDAEIALRQKVGARYSEALKDYVTVPKIHPGNTHIYAQYTIRPKNRDSLGEALKAADIPSAVYYRKPLHQQEVFSHLPCAKKSFPHTEQAAQEVISLPFHPYLSEADQARIIATVVKAV, encoded by the coding sequence ATGCAATTCATCGACATCAAAGCCATCCACGCACACAGTGCGGCTCAAATAGACGCTGCCGTCGCTCAAGTATTTGAACACGGCCGCTATATCAACGGACCGGAAGTTTACGAACTCGAAGCCACTCTGGGTAAGTTCCTCGGCGACTCCAAACCTCTTCACTGCATTGCCGTGGCTAGCGGCACAATGGCACTTGAAGTCGCCCTGCGCGCACTCAGCATCGGCCCGGGCGACGAGGTGATCACCACTCCATTCACCTGGATCAGCACCGCCGAAACCATCGCACTGGTCGGCGCCACGCCAGTCTTCGCCGACATCGAACCCGACACTTACAACATCGACCCCAAAGAAGTCGAAAAAGTCATCACGCCCAAGACCAAGGCCATCATCCCTGTCGACCTCTTTGGCCAACTGCCCGACTACACCGCCCTCGAAACCATCGCCGAGAAGCACGGCTTAAAAATCATCGAAGACGCCGCACAAAGTTTCGGCGCCGAGCAAAACGCCCGCAAAGCCGGCACCTTTGGCCATGTGGCGACCACCAGTTTCTTTCCCGCCAAGCCCCTCGGTGGCTATGGCGACGGCGGAGCCGTCTTCACCGCAGACGATCAACTCGCCGAAGACCTGCGCGCCGTCACCAACCACGGCTGCAAAGAGCGCGAGTCGCACTATATCCTCGGCACCAACGGCCGCTGCGACAGCCTACAAGCCGCCATCATTCAGGCGAAATTCGCCAACTTCCGCGATGCAGAGATCGCCCTGCGCCAAAAGGTCGGCGCCCGTTACTCCGAGGCACTCAAGGATTATGTGACCGTGCCCAAAATTCACCCCGGCAACACGCACATTTACGCGCAATACACAATTCGCCCAAAGAATCGTGACAGCCTAGGCGAAGCCCTCAAAGCTGCCGACATCCCCAGCGCTGTATATTACCGCAAGCCACTGCACCAGCAGGAAGTGTTCAGCCATCTCCCCTGCGCTAAAAAGAGCTTCCCGCACACCGAGCAAGCCGCCCAAGAAGTGATTAGCCTACCGTTTCATCCCTACTTGAGCGAAGCCGATCAAGCTAGGATCATTGCCACAGTGGTCAAAGCAGTATAA